In the genome of Globicephala melas chromosome 3, mGloMel1.2, whole genome shotgun sequence, one region contains:
- the S1PR2 gene encoding sphingosine 1-phosphate receptor 2: MGNVYSEYLSPSKVKEHYNYTKENLDTTETPSRQVASALIVILCCAIVVENLLVLIAVARNSKFHSAMYLFLGNLAASDLLAGVAFIANTLLSGSVTLGLTPVQWFAREGSAFITLSASVFSLLAIAIERHVAIAKVKLYGSDKSCRMLLLIAASWLISLVLGGLPILGWNCLGHLEACSTVLPLYAKPYVLCVVTIFSVILSAIVALYIRIYCVVRSSQADVAGPQTLALLKTVTIVLGVFIFCWLPAFSILLLDYACPVRACPVLYQAHYFFAFATLNSLLNPVIYTWRSRDLRREVLRPLQCWRRAAGVQGGRDGTPGHRLLPLRSSSSLERGTHMPTSPTYLEGNTMV, from the coding sequence ATGGGCAACGTGTACTCAGAGTACCTAAGCCCCAGCAAGGTCAAGGAACACTATAATTACACCAAGGAGAATCTGGACACAACGGAGACGCCCTCCCGCCAGGTGGCCTCAGCCCTCATCGTCATCCTCTGTTGCGCCATCGTGGTGGAAAACCTGCTGGTGCTTATCGCGGTCGCCCGCAACAGCAAGTTCCACTCGGCCATGTACCTGTTCCTGGGCAACCTGGCTGCCTCAGACCTGCTGGCGGGCGTGGCCTTCATAGCCAACACTTTGCTCTCGGGCTCTGTCACACTGGGGCTGACACCCGTGCAGTGGTTCGCCCGTGAGGGCTCCGCTTTCATCACGCTCTCCGCCTCTGTCTTCAGCCTCCTGGCCATCGCCATCGAGCGGCACGTGGCCATCGCCAAGGTCAAGCTCTACGGCAGCGACAAGAGCTGCCGCATGCTGCTGCTCATCGCGGCCTCGTGGCTCATCTCGCTGGTTCTCGGCGGCCTGCCCATCCTTGGCTGGAACTGCCTGGGCCACCTGGAGGCCTGCTCCACCGTCCTGCCGCTCTACGCCAAGCCCTACGTCCTCTGCGTGGTGACCATCTTCTCGGTCATCTTGTCAGCCATCGTAGCCCTGTACATCCGCATCTACTGTGTGGTCCGCTCCAGCCAGGCCGATGTGGCTGGCCCGCAGACACTGGCCCTGCTCAAGACGGTCACCATCGTGCTGGGCGTCTTCATCTTCTGCTGGCTGCCCGCCTTTAGCATCCTCCTCCTGGACTATGCCTGTCCTGTCCGGGCCTGCCCTGTCCTCTACCAGGCCCATTACTTCTTTGCCTTTGCCACCCTCAACTCACTGCTCAACCCTGTCATCTACACATGGCGCAGCCGGGACCTGAGGCGGGAGGTATTACGGCCGCTGCAGTGCTGGCGGCGGGCAGCAGGGGTGCAAGGGGGGCGAGATGGGACCCCGGGCCACCGCCTCCTGCCTCTCCGCAGCTCCAGCTCCCTGGAGAGGGGCACACACATGCCCACATCACCCACGTATCTGGAGGGCAACACGATGGTCTGA